A window of the Thermus albus genome harbors these coding sequences:
- a CDS encoding [LysW]-lysine hydrolase produces MSANGLDPVEFLMGALKIPSPSGEERLVAEYLAEGMERLGLKAFVDEADNARGQVGHGPTQVVLLGHIDTVPGVVPVRLEGNKLFGRGAVDAKGPFVAMVFAAAGLSEEAKRHLTVHLVGATEEEAPSSKGARFVAPRLKPHYAIIGEPSGWEGITLGYKGRLLVRARREKDNFHSAHHEPNAAEELISYFVAIKAWAEAMNVGQKAFDQVQYTLRDFRIQPAELKQVAEMFFDLRLPPRLPPEEAIRHLSAYAPPTIELEFFGREVPYLGPKDTPLTRALRQGIRKAGGKPVFKLKTGTSDMNVLAPHWNVPMVAYGPGDSTLDHTPYEHVEVEEFLKGIEALREALEALAKTHAPPEKVG; encoded by the coding sequence ATGAGCGCAAACGGCTTGGATCCCGTTGAGTTCCTGATGGGGGCCCTCAAGATCCCCTCCCCCTCGGGCGAGGAGCGCCTGGTGGCGGAGTACCTGGCGGAGGGCATGGAACGGCTTGGGCTCAAGGCCTTCGTGGACGAGGCGGACAACGCCCGGGGCCAGGTGGGGCATGGGCCCACCCAGGTGGTCCTCCTGGGGCACATCGACACCGTACCTGGGGTGGTGCCCGTAAGGCTGGAGGGCAACAAGCTTTTTGGCCGGGGGGCGGTGGACGCCAAGGGCCCCTTCGTGGCCATGGTTTTCGCCGCCGCTGGGCTTTCGGAGGAGGCGAAAAGGCACCTTACCGTTCACCTGGTGGGCGCCACGGAGGAGGAGGCCCCCAGTTCCAAGGGCGCCCGCTTCGTGGCTCCCAGGCTTAAGCCCCACTACGCCATCATCGGGGAGCCCTCGGGCTGGGAAGGCATCACCTTGGGGTACAAGGGGAGGCTTCTGGTAAGGGCAAGGCGGGAAAAGGATAACTTCCACTCCGCCCACCACGAGCCCAACGCCGCCGAGGAGCTCATCAGCTACTTTGTGGCCATCAAGGCCTGGGCCGAGGCCATGAACGTGGGGCAAAAGGCCTTTGACCAGGTGCAGTACACCCTAAGGGATTTCCGCATCCAGCCGGCAGAGCTCAAGCAGGTGGCGGAGATGTTCTTTGACCTGCGCCTGCCCCCCAGGCTTCCCCCAGAGGAGGCCATCCGCCACCTCAGCGCCTACGCGCCCCCCACCATTGAGCTGGAGTTCTTCGGCCGGGAGGTGCCCTACCTGGGTCCCAAGGATACCCCCTTGACCCGGGCCTTAAGGCAGGGGATCCGCAAGGCGGGGGGAAAGCCGGTCTTCAAGCTCAAAACCGGCACCAGCGACATGAACGTCCTGGCCCCCCACTGGAACGTGCCCATGGTGGCCTATGGGCCAGGGGACTCCACCTTGGACCACACGCCCTACGAGCACGTGGAGGTGGAAGAGTTCCTAAAAGGGATAGAGGCCCTACGGGAGGCCCTCGAGGCCCTGGCCAAAACCCACGCACCCCCAGAGAAGGTGGGCTAA